Proteins from a genomic interval of Oceanispirochaeta crateris:
- a CDS encoding carbohydrate ABC transporter permease: protein MQKKSASTYILFIILLLASIVVVMPFVLMITASLKTSAEINASVFKFFPAKMQFSNYPKAFANSPWGRWFANTIFVTVLATVVSLVTNSMAGFSFARLQFKGRDLLFYSVLLGIMVPPQLTILPTFLIMRGIPLTGGNNLWGQGGTGLIDSYLGLTLPIFAGAFGIFLCRQYFLNFPDSLDDAAEIDGAGVWKRFWAIYVPNSKPLLLSLGILKGTYTWNDYIWPLVVVYSEKMMTVQLGLSRFRDVIINWELLMAATATVMLPLVILFILSQRYFVSGLVTSGMKG, encoded by the coding sequence ATGCAAAAAAAATCAGCATCTACCTATATTCTCTTCATTATTTTACTCCTGGCATCCATTGTTGTTGTCATGCCTTTTGTCTTAATGATTACAGCCTCACTCAAGACCTCTGCAGAAATCAATGCGTCCGTCTTTAAGTTCTTTCCTGCGAAAATGCAGTTTTCAAATTATCCCAAAGCCTTTGCCAACTCTCCCTGGGGGCGCTGGTTTGCCAATACAATATTTGTTACGGTCCTGGCCACAGTGGTGAGCCTTGTGACCAATTCCATGGCGGGATTCTCCTTTGCACGGCTTCAGTTCAAGGGGCGGGATCTCCTGTTTTATTCCGTCCTTCTGGGCATTATGGTTCCTCCTCAGCTGACAATCCTGCCCACCTTTCTCATCATGAGGGGAATCCCACTAACAGGTGGGAACAACCTTTGGGGACAGGGAGGAACAGGTCTTATTGACAGTTATCTGGGGCTTACCCTTCCCATCTTTGCCGGGGCCTTCGGGATATTCCTTTGCAGGCAGTATTTTCTGAATTTTCCAGACTCTCTGGATGATGCTGCTGAAATCGACGGCGCCGGGGTTTGGAAAAGATTCTGGGCTATTTATGTCCCCAATAGCAAACCTCTACTCTTGAGTCTTGGAATCCTGAAGGGCACCTATACCTGGAATGACTACATTTGGCCTCTCGTGGTTGTCTATTCAGAAAAAATGATGACTGTTCAGCTTGGACTCTCCCGGTTTAGAGATGTCATTATCAACTGGGAACTCTTAATGGCTGCCACAGCGACTGTAATGCTACCTCTGGTGATTCTGTTTATTCTCAGCCAGAGGTATTTTGTGTCAGGCCTTGTCACTAGCGGAATGAAAGGATAA
- a CDS encoding sulfatase-like hydrolase/transferase, with protein MKPNVIFILVDDLGYGDLGKYNPNESLSPHIDSLMDEGVCFSQCYAGSPVCNPSRASLLTGRYPMKTGSVDTLEWRGLERLNLEEITMADYFKAGGYKTGIVGKWHLGAFDMKYHPQNRGFDETVCFRGGMHDYYDWRLEYGNSIKRGDGRYLTDLWTDEAVDFIKRNSKEPFFLHLAYNAPHTPLQVPGEEAEPFLQKGCYNESVSALYGMIKRMDKGIGRVMEEVKNQGLDENTIIIFSSDNGPQFEYGTNHGGNDANDSLERFNCNLHGSKGTVYEGGIKVPQIIRWNNTIKAGTSDNDMFHFCDWLPSLKSLCSLPSLEKGKELDGVDFSERIMGKAGGDSPARFWQWNRYSPVPGCNTAIRDGKWKLVLPEIPEAMEVFDIQWLNKSMYEPEYFIERGIIMDEDPPRTISSPLKAELYDIESDPGETNDLADENRELVGLLENKLSSWFESEYKEYSKVSRS; from the coding sequence ATGAAACCTAATGTAATTTTTATACTTGTAGATGATCTTGGCTATGGAGATCTGGGAAAATACAATCCCAATGAATCATTGAGCCCTCATATTGATTCACTCATGGATGAAGGGGTCTGCTTCTCTCAGTGCTATGCCGGATCGCCTGTGTGTAATCCATCAAGGGCTTCTTTGCTTACGGGACGGTATCCAATGAAAACCGGTTCTGTGGATACCCTGGAATGGCGTGGCCTGGAACGTTTGAATCTCGAAGAAATCACCATGGCTGATTACTTTAAAGCAGGAGGATACAAAACCGGGATTGTCGGGAAATGGCATCTGGGGGCGTTTGATATGAAATACCATCCCCAGAACAGAGGGTTTGATGAAACTGTCTGTTTCCGGGGTGGTATGCATGATTATTACGACTGGAGACTGGAATATGGAAACAGCATCAAGCGGGGAGACGGCCGCTATCTGACAGACCTCTGGACTGATGAAGCCGTAGACTTTATCAAGAGAAACAGCAAAGAACCGTTTTTTCTACATCTGGCCTATAATGCTCCCCATACTCCATTGCAGGTTCCCGGAGAGGAAGCAGAACCCTTCCTGCAGAAAGGCTGTTATAATGAATCTGTTTCAGCTCTTTATGGGATGATTAAGAGGATGGATAAGGGAATTGGACGGGTCATGGAAGAAGTCAAAAATCAGGGCCTGGATGAAAACACCATTATCATCTTTTCCAGTGACAATGGTCCTCAGTTTGAGTACGGTACCAATCATGGAGGAAATGACGCAAATGATTCTCTTGAAAGATTCAATTGTAACCTTCATGGATCGAAAGGCACTGTTTATGAGGGAGGCATTAAGGTTCCCCAGATCATCCGTTGGAATAATACCATAAAAGCCGGGACATCAGATAATGATATGTTTCATTTTTGTGACTGGCTTCCCAGTCTGAAGTCCTTGTGCAGCCTGCCTTCTCTTGAGAAAGGTAAAGAATTGGATGGAGTGGATTTCTCTGAAAGGATCATGGGGAAAGCCGGAGGAGACTCACCGGCCCGTTTTTGGCAATGGAATCGTTACAGCCCTGTTCCCGGTTGCAATACAGCCATCAGAGATGGGAAGTGGAAGCTGGTTCTCCCGGAGATTCCCGAAGCCATGGAGGTTTTTGACATACAATGGCTGAACAAGAGCATGTATGAGCCTGAATATTTTATTGAAAGAGGTATCATCATGGACGAAGATCCGCCTCGTACTATAAGTTCTCCTTTGAAGGCTGAACTCTATGATATAGAGTCCGACCCCGGAGAAACCAATGATCTGGCTGATGAAAACAGGGAATTAGTAGGGCTGTTAGAGAATAAATTGAGCTCTTGGTTTGAATCAGAATATAAAGAATACAGCAAGGTCTCTAGGAGTTGA
- a CDS encoding substrate-binding domain-containing protein, which translates to MLTDRNRKKLKYDDIFILWDKDPDKAIPPRPENPELYPEDDSRHWYDSEFVGFNVKRLPQPDSLGDGPRNKNVVGILPVKHPYMITFGESMMQTAEQFGMNIKLLYGDNSPEKFDELVEQALEIKPDMVLLDPFFQNESTAWFKKFYEHRIPVIACNMIPANEGFRYILSWTGPDAWGESRMLANKLSELMNQEGGYAIVRHYPGSSTYDSRTWSIVTELKKTAPRMKCLAMETSYLNTDKTEKLVNEWLTTYGSKLKGIVSCDDDTVQTGINRALDKAGRRDIIKVSNGSTKVGMDFIRKGELHAICLKSPLIDGATPVKAAADWFNGLDISQMRFLPKHIITIDDVDDMFLKNYEIKKIGLFSLEQSIRDGNSGNLESVFQDFFKKFESSKIISLEYFRGFTIDVISRLIQICNEFNIEFEQIFGSYEMLFKELFYQKSVENTMSFLFRISKDIVIAVHNKKNVSDPIEKVLIKIDRDFKEPISLKVLAAEMDMSPKYLGQLFRKRMEKNFSQYVKEKRISYAEDLLKNTSYSTVDIAEKCGFPNRNYFYTVFRELRGISPSQFRYKSQD; encoded by the coding sequence ATGCTGACCGATAGAAATAGAAAAAAGCTCAAGTATGATGACATCTTCATACTTTGGGATAAAGATCCCGATAAGGCTATTCCTCCCAGACCGGAGAACCCGGAATTGTATCCCGAGGACGACTCTCGTCATTGGTATGATAGCGAATTTGTAGGTTTTAATGTAAAAAGGCTCCCTCAGCCAGACTCTCTCGGTGACGGTCCCAGGAATAAAAACGTTGTAGGGATTCTGCCTGTGAAGCATCCCTATATGATTACATTTGGAGAGAGCATGATGCAGACTGCCGAGCAGTTTGGTATGAATATCAAGCTCCTTTATGGGGACAATAGCCCTGAAAAATTTGATGAGCTTGTGGAGCAGGCTCTAGAGATTAAACCGGATATGGTCTTACTTGATCCTTTCTTTCAAAATGAATCCACGGCCTGGTTTAAGAAATTCTATGAACATCGGATTCCGGTCATAGCCTGTAATATGATTCCGGCAAATGAGGGGTTCCGATATATTCTGTCCTGGACAGGACCAGATGCCTGGGGAGAATCCAGGATGCTTGCAAATAAACTCTCCGAACTAATGAATCAGGAAGGAGGGTATGCCATAGTCCGTCATTATCCGGGTTCTTCAACCTATGATTCCCGAACCTGGTCTATCGTTACTGAATTGAAAAAAACAGCTCCCCGCATGAAATGTCTAGCCATGGAAACAAGCTACTTGAATACAGATAAGACAGAAAAACTGGTGAATGAATGGCTCACAACTTATGGTTCTAAATTAAAAGGTATTGTGAGCTGCGATGATGATACAGTTCAGACAGGAATAAACCGGGCTTTGGATAAGGCGGGACGGCGGGACATCATTAAGGTTTCCAACGGAAGCACCAAAGTAGGGATGGACTTTATTAGAAAGGGAGAGCTTCATGCAATCTGTTTGAAATCGCCGCTTATTGACGGAGCTACACCCGTCAAAGCTGCTGCAGACTGGTTTAACGGGTTGGATATTTCCCAGATGCGGTTTTTACCTAAACATATTATTACCATCGATGATGTGGATGATATGTTTCTGAAAAATTATGAAATCAAAAAGATCGGACTTTTTTCTCTGGAGCAGTCAATCAGGGATGGGAACAGTGGGAATCTGGAATCTGTTTTTCAAGATTTCTTCAAGAAATTTGAATCTTCCAAGATTATTTCGCTGGAGTATTTCAGGGGATTTACAATCGATGTCATCTCACGTCTCATTCAGATATGCAATGAATTTAATATAGAATTTGAACAAATTTTCGGTTCATACGAGATGCTGTTCAAAGAACTTTTCTATCAGAAATCTGTCGAGAATACCATGTCTTTTCTATTCAGGATATCAAAGGATATTGTCATTGCCGTTCATAATAAAAAAAATGTGTCCGATCCCATAGAAAAAGTTCTTATTAAGATAGACCGTGACTTCAAGGAGCCCATTTCTTTGAAAGTGTTAGCTGCAGAGATGGATATGTCTCCCAAGTATCTGGGGCAGTTGTTTAGAAAACGGATGGAGAAGAATTTTAGTCAGTATGTAAAGGAGAAAAGAATCAGTTACGCGGAAGATTTGTTGAAGAATACATCCTACAGTACCGTGGATATAGCTGAAAAATGTGGATTTCCCAATAGAAATTACTTTTACACTGTTTTTAGAGAGCTTCGGGGAATCTCTCCGAGTCAATTCAGATATAAGAGTCAGGATTGA
- a CDS encoding sensor histidine kinase, with translation MLKKKYSSHYDIKVILFSMVLMLLAFVQFHLMHSSIPSFDRFAWQFYFLIVSTSLLSIGLFYFQGLRKAGFVIKMLIFFLMAYPFGAYPWLGFTLLLSLLIESGLYFEFPGNLWGMISSLALFLILQRPKSAFYTELPAPLLHDFLTTVTYALMVLLLLALYTREQKNHREEAVLTRRLDDALSSMAKANLGFQTYSNSLELETLKKERKRVSREIHDTVGYSLTNIRIMLEAASMMIEDNPGESGKLIQKSMKEAGYCLEETRGAMRLLRSKEIGRPRGIRAFFQLVSVFAEATGIEVYTEFGNSPDSFGSVIDKAIFRFIQEGLTNSFRHGRASEIRIYFWVQNKTLRVSLQDNGLGAVSLNEGIGMAGMKERLDELKGSLDYHNISSGFEISISVPLSENQTPVEG, from the coding sequence TTGCTGAAAAAGAAGTATTCCTCTCATTATGATATAAAAGTCATTCTCTTTTCCATGGTTTTGATGCTTCTGGCATTTGTACAGTTTCATCTAATGCATTCCAGTATTCCCAGTTTTGACCGTTTTGCCTGGCAATTCTATTTTCTGATTGTTTCCACATCCCTTTTAAGTATTGGTCTCTTTTATTTTCAAGGACTAAGAAAGGCCGGGTTTGTGATCAAGATGCTGATTTTTTTTCTCATGGCCTATCCTTTTGGCGCCTATCCCTGGTTGGGATTCACCCTACTTCTTTCTCTTCTCATTGAATCCGGATTGTATTTTGAATTTCCCGGTAATCTGTGGGGTATGATAAGCTCTCTGGCTCTTTTCCTTATACTTCAAAGACCAAAGAGTGCTTTCTATACCGAGCTGCCGGCACCTCTTCTGCATGATTTTTTAACCACGGTTACCTATGCTCTTATGGTCCTATTGTTGCTGGCTCTATATACACGGGAGCAGAAGAATCATAGGGAGGAGGCAGTTTTAACCAGGAGGCTCGATGATGCTTTGAGCAGCATGGCAAAAGCAAATCTAGGGTTTCAGACCTATTCAAACAGCCTGGAACTAGAAACTCTAAAAAAGGAACGCAAGCGAGTTTCCCGCGAAATTCATGATACGGTTGGCTATTCGTTGACTAACATAAGAATAATGCTTGAAGCAGCCAGTATGATGATTGAGGATAATCCAGGAGAATCGGGGAAACTAATTCAGAAATCGATGAAAGAGGCAGGCTACTGTTTGGAAGAAACAAGGGGCGCTATGCGGCTCTTAAGATCAAAAGAGATCGGACGGCCCAGAGGTATCCGTGCTTTCTTTCAGTTGGTATCAGTTTTTGCAGAAGCTACAGGTATTGAGGTTTATACAGAATTCGGTAACTCCCCCGATAGCTTTGGAAGTGTTATCGACAAGGCTATATTCCGTTTTATTCAGGAAGGATTGACCAATTCCTTCAGGCATGGCAGGGCCAGTGAGATTAGGATCTATTTTTGGGTTCAGAATAAGACTCTCCGTGTCAGTCTTCAGGATAATGGCCTTGGGGCTGTTTCTCTTAATGAAGGGATCGGGATGGCGGGTATGAAGGAAAGGTTGGATGAATTAAAGGGATCTTTGGATTATCATAATATAAGCAGTGGTTTTGAAATATCCATATCAGTCCCTCTCTCAGAAAATCAAACTCCTGTAGAAGGCTAA
- a CDS encoding response regulator has translation MIRVLLVDDQVLFAETLQTVISMKADDIDVVDIAYNGKDAILAAKRLIPDIILMDVRMPVMDGVQAACEIHQILPDIRIMMLTTFDDDAYVHRALEGGAVGYLLKNMPSGELINSIRAVNNGTLQISPSVASQLVTNQRPDNQSQEDEQKRDDSEYSIDTLSRREREILYLMSRGYDNPHIAEKLFIADQTVKNHISHIYNKLDVHDRMSVMKAARNSELKEYCRYLLDDE, from the coding sequence ATGATAAGAGTATTACTTGTTGATGATCAGGTTTTGTTTGCAGAGACACTGCAGACTGTTATATCGATGAAGGCTGACGATATAGATGTTGTAGACATTGCATATAACGGGAAGGATGCTATCTTAGCGGCCAAGAGACTCATTCCAGACATTATTCTGATGGACGTAAGAATGCCTGTCATGGATGGTGTTCAGGCCGCTTGTGAAATCCATCAGATACTACCGGATATCAGGATCATGATGCTCACGACTTTTGATGATGATGCCTATGTTCATCGAGCTCTTGAGGGAGGAGCTGTAGGATATCTGCTTAAGAACATGCCCTCTGGAGAATTGATCAATTCCATCAGAGCGGTTAATAACGGAACACTCCAAATCTCTCCCTCAGTTGCCTCGCAGCTGGTTACGAATCAGAGACCGGATAATCAGTCTCAAGAAGATGAACAGAAAAGGGATGACTCTGAATATAGTATTGATACCCTGAGCCGGCGGGAAAGAGAAATTCTTTATCTCATGTCCAGAGGTTATGATAACCCGCATATCGCAGAAAAGCTTTTTATTGCTGACCAAACTGTGAAAAATCACATCAGTCATATTTATAATAAACTGGATGTCCATGACAGGATGTCTGTAATGAAAGCCGCAAGAAATTCTGAATTAAAAGAGTACTGCCGCTATCTCCTGGATGATGAATAA
- a CDS encoding ABC transporter substrate-binding protein codes for MKKLIILLMSFLLLTSFAYASGQSEDAMESQVSQGPVEIDFWTTQTQSERLATIQVLIDTFEVMNPDVKINLIPIDENDMATQLNTAAAAGNLPALLESATENAVAFGSQGLLDSAAVTELINSIGTDQFYAGTLKLNESDIPGSYYAAPYHGWVQGIWYRADWFEEAGLNPPSSWEDILKAAEYFYQPDKNQYGILVGTKAEAYAEQCFTQFAMSNGAGLFDKDGNLIFNSPEMKEAIEYYAELAKFNPPGPQTWRARDYYLQGKMAMFFYSTYIMDDLAIAEVAAGSLSSENFEDLAGTSFDPDLVKNTRMASTISNSEDAGFGVVVSLSLPDQGDPAKTAAAKSFMRYLYTPNAYITWLHMAPGGMNPVLKDIAVNERFQNDPKGIFNNYGKEKMAEIIDGLDNIETFSIVDGNRISAASSIYSKQIIPQMLYKITQEGMDVDKAMAWAEEEMGKLQ; via the coding sequence ATGAAAAAACTGATAATCTTGTTAATGAGTTTTTTACTCCTCACATCATTTGCTTATGCATCTGGTCAAAGTGAGGACGCAATGGAATCTCAGGTCTCTCAGGGACCCGTGGAAATCGACTTCTGGACGACTCAGACTCAGTCTGAAAGATTAGCAACGATTCAGGTGCTCATTGACACATTCGAAGTTATGAATCCTGATGTTAAAATCAACCTGATCCCTATCGATGAGAATGATATGGCTACTCAGTTGAATACTGCAGCAGCAGCTGGAAACCTTCCGGCTTTACTTGAAAGTGCAACCGAGAATGCAGTGGCTTTCGGATCACAGGGGCTTCTGGATTCCGCTGCTGTAACAGAGTTGATTAACTCAATTGGTACAGATCAGTTTTATGCCGGGACTCTCAAATTGAATGAAAGTGATATACCCGGAAGTTATTATGCAGCTCCTTATCACGGTTGGGTTCAGGGAATCTGGTATAGGGCCGACTGGTTTGAAGAAGCCGGACTTAATCCTCCTTCTTCTTGGGAAGACATTCTCAAAGCAGCAGAGTATTTCTATCAGCCTGACAAGAATCAGTATGGTATTCTTGTCGGAACAAAAGCAGAGGCCTATGCAGAACAGTGTTTTACCCAGTTTGCCATGTCCAATGGTGCCGGCCTCTTTGATAAAGACGGAAATCTGATATTCAATTCTCCTGAAATGAAGGAAGCCATTGAATACTATGCCGAACTTGCCAAGTTTAATCCTCCTGGACCTCAAACCTGGAGAGCCCGAGACTATTACCTGCAGGGTAAGATGGCAATGTTCTTCTATTCAACATATATCATGGATGATCTGGCAATTGCCGAAGTGGCTGCCGGTTCTCTATCCAGTGAAAACTTTGAAGACCTGGCGGGAACAAGCTTTGATCCGGATTTGGTAAAAAATACAAGAATGGCATCAACCATTTCAAATTCAGAAGATGCCGGCTTCGGTGTGGTTGTATCGCTATCTCTACCTGATCAGGGCGATCCGGCTAAAACTGCGGCAGCCAAGAGCTTTATGCGCTATCTTTATACACCCAACGCCTATATCACCTGGCTCCATATGGCTCCAGGCGGTATGAATCCTGTTCTTAAAGATATTGCAGTAAACGAACGTTTTCAGAATGATCCAAAAGGAATCTTCAATAATTACGGCAAAGAGAAAATGGCTGAAATTATCGATGGACTGGATAATATTGAGACTTTCAGCATTGTTGACGGTAACAGAATTTCTGCCGCAAGTTCCATCTATTCCAAGCAAATCATACCTCAAATGCTCTACAAGATAACTCAGGAAGGTATGGATGTTGATAAGGCTATGGCCTGGGCAGAAGAAGAAATGGGTAAATTACAGTAG
- a CDS encoding carbohydrate ABC transporter permease gives MTNLLATQRLGQKSREQLLGWGLVFPAVFIILSLILYPIIYNIYLSFFDVNLHEGNTFTGLENHRSVLMDSFFWKSVMTTVIYVFFTTVGTTLFGLIVALVMNQDFPLRGLVRSLVLFPYVAPVISVVFAWQFIFDPVNGIVMDVLVERLGFFSERVNLIGSPSSAVWIAIIFSIWKNFPFSYLMILSRLQGIDKNLFEAAEVDGASGWERFRFITLPEIYFVTGSIILLRVIWNFNKFEEIYLLTTNVKVLSIYTYFKAFVGTMDMGQGAALALIQFLLLIGFILIYVKKVLKW, from the coding sequence ATGACAAATCTATTAGCCACTCAAAGGCTGGGGCAGAAAAGCAGAGAGCAGTTATTAGGATGGGGGCTCGTGTTTCCGGCTGTTTTTATCATTCTTTCGTTAATTTTGTATCCCATTATTTATAATATATATTTAAGCTTTTTTGATGTGAATCTTCACGAAGGAAATACTTTTACGGGACTGGAAAATCATCGATCGGTTCTAATGGATTCTTTTTTCTGGAAATCAGTAATGACGACTGTCATTTATGTTTTTTTTACGACAGTCGGGACGACTCTTTTTGGTTTGATTGTTGCCTTAGTGATGAATCAGGATTTTCCTTTAAGAGGGCTTGTTAGAAGTTTAGTTCTGTTTCCCTATGTAGCCCCCGTTATTTCTGTTGTTTTTGCCTGGCAGTTTATCTTTGATCCGGTCAATGGGATTGTAATGGATGTTCTTGTTGAGAGGTTAGGGTTTTTTAGCGAACGTGTAAATCTTATCGGTTCTCCCTCATCCGCTGTTTGGATTGCCATTATATTCAGTATCTGGAAGAATTTTCCTTTTTCTTATCTTATGATTCTTTCCCGTTTGCAGGGAATCGATAAAAATCTCTTCGAAGCTGCCGAAGTGGACGGAGCCTCTGGCTGGGAAAGATTCCGTTTTATTACGCTCCCTGAAATTTACTTTGTAACTGGATCTATTATTTTATTACGGGTTATTTGGAATTTTAATAAATTCGAAGAAATTTACCTTTTGACTACGAATGTTAAAGTCTTGTCTATATATACCTATTTTAAAGCTTTTGTGGGTACTATGGATATGGGACAGGGGGCAGCGCTAGCTCTGATTCAGTTTCTGCTGCTTATTGGTTTTATTCTTATTTATGTGAAGAAGGTTCTCAAATGGTAA
- a CDS encoding carbohydrate ABC transporter permease has protein sequence MVTKRSPIRSIGFFILIIFIVSFCIFPFFQMLSTSLKYQWDWGNPSLIPTQINTEAYKELLNVGQNLKNVPESILELLENTPDMTKAQRDTILAKYRNSGDVFPFPKYFLNSLALSGVAALLSVFIAILGAYSFSRLRFTGRSTVQRGVLFVYMFGGILLLIPLYKVCVSLGFLSTKGGTFGALLVIYMVQTLPVSLYMLGNFFRTIPFSIEEAAMIEGSSRLGTIWRIIIPLSISAIITVYIYSFMIAWNEYLFASVFLKGYKDLYTLPMGLRALFVSKNAVWDRIMAASVLTATPVIALFMIIQKNLTGGLSEGGVKG, from the coding sequence ATGGTAACGAAACGAAGCCCCATACGATCAATAGGTTTTTTTATTCTCATTATTTTCATCGTATCATTTTGTATCTTTCCCTTTTTTCAAATGCTCTCTACTTCTCTTAAATACCAGTGGGATTGGGGAAATCCCTCACTCATACCAACTCAGATTAATACAGAGGCTTATAAGGAGCTTCTGAATGTGGGCCAGAATCTTAAAAACGTTCCTGAATCTATACTTGAACTCCTGGAGAATACTCCGGATATGACTAAGGCTCAAAGGGATACCATTCTCGCAAAGTATAGAAATAGTGGAGATGTGTTCCCCTTTCCAAAGTATTTTTTAAATTCTCTGGCGCTTTCGGGTGTCGCTGCTCTTCTTTCGGTATTCATTGCTATTCTCGGTGCCTATTCATTTAGCAGGTTGCGTTTTACCGGGCGTTCTACTGTGCAGAGGGGAGTTCTTTTTGTATATATGTTTGGCGGAATACTCTTGCTGATCCCTTTGTATAAAGTTTGTGTCAGCCTGGGATTTCTATCCACAAAGGGAGGGACTTTTGGAGCTTTACTTGTGATCTATATGGTGCAGACCCTGCCAGTCTCTCTGTATATGCTGGGTAACTTTTTCAGGACTATCCCTTTTTCAATTGAAGAAGCCGCTATGATTGAAGGTTCCAGCAGACTGGGTACAATCTGGCGTATCATAATACCTCTTTCTATCTCAGCAATTATCACCGTCTATATTTACTCTTTTATGATTGCCTGGAACGAGTATCTATTTGCTTCTGTTTTTCTAAAAGGATATAAAGATCTCTATACCCTACCCATGGGGCTCCGAGCTCTGTTTGTTTCCAAAAATGCGGTATGGGATAGGATTATGGCCGCTTCAGTACTTACAGCAACTCCTGTTATTGCCTTATTTATGATCATACAGAAAAATCTGACCGGAGGACTTTCTGAGGGCGGTGTCAAAGGGTAG
- a CDS encoding FadR/GntR family transcriptional regulator translates to MYKDITPLKKVKISDEVTYALENIIAENNLSPGDKLPSQAELSEKLQVGTRSIREAIRTLESRGMVETRQGKGVFVKENNLDHFLEILMGSVVFHFPKQKDLLIDLTKTRRIIESQAIYDIAANPPKGFVAQFAKFIEELDLKAEENKIDAYNMLDLELHKSIIDATENKILISLYTHLTSLLIRSFSKTGYVRGSLETSIADHHKMLEAIVVRNSDLAKKTMESHIMLTLMKVENLDESSE, encoded by the coding sequence ATGTACAAAGATATTACACCACTTAAAAAAGTAAAGATCTCAGATGAAGTTACTTATGCTTTGGAAAATATTATTGCTGAAAATAATCTTTCTCCTGGGGATAAACTTCCTTCTCAAGCGGAACTGTCAGAAAAGCTACAAGTAGGGACTCGCTCAATCAGAGAAGCAATCCGCACCCTTGAATCACGGGGAATGGTAGAAACCAGACAAGGAAAAGGCGTCTTTGTTAAAGAGAATAATTTGGATCATTTTTTGGAGATTCTAATGGGATCTGTGGTGTTTCACTTTCCAAAGCAAAAGGATCTGCTCATAGATCTTACAAAAACCAGACGAATCATTGAATCTCAGGCCATCTATGATATTGCTGCAAATCCTCCCAAAGGGTTCGTAGCACAATTTGCAAAATTCATTGAAGAGCTGGACCTCAAAGCCGAAGAAAACAAAATTGATGCTTACAATATGCTTGATTTAGAATTGCATAAATCAATCATCGATGCCACTGAGAATAAAATACTCATTTCTCTTTACACCCATCTTACCAGTCTGCTTATACGGAGCTTTTCTAAAACAGGCTATGTTAGAGGCAGCCTGGAAACTAGTATCGCCGACCATCATAAAATGCTTGAGGCCATTGTCGTTCGGAACTCAGATCTAGCCAAAAAAACAATGGAAAGTCATATTATGCTCACCCTCATGAAGGTTGAGAATCTTGATGAGTCTTCAGAATAA